Proteins co-encoded in one Sus scrofa isolate TJ Tabasco breed Duroc chromosome 14, Sscrofa11.1, whole genome shotgun sequence genomic window:
- the C14H10orf62 gene encoding uncharacterized protein C10orf62 homolog, translating into MPWPLSRPPPSQPPSSQWGSLLRWEGPPREGTAGGLPGRYPRGACLFKHEPYHLGSPTSSVLLALPAWRGVLETFLELIQQPSCRVVLGTALFLGGGGLMLWMQRKRRRKAASEGAQDEQEPPESHEEKNENWIKSHFSRLSEEKLPAGGTAGTSSTAGGNCGITGAPQPDGGIGEASTTIPGETFTTRQGEDGAALHRESFTSKQRMSGTLVTKETPKESEKSSATEEATWAAVAACTKDIDAKGQQLANSMLQRVMACQNSGHLESKDINQEELKALEEVQLKLKGNFFTQREATIAGANHTHTFHSHQGHQGHPSHPSHQSHSLPNRSH; encoded by the coding sequence ATGCCATGGCCTCTctcccgccccccgccctcccAACCACCTTCCTCACAATGGGGTTCATTGCTGAGGTGGGAGGGGCCTCCTAGGGAGGGCACAGCAGGGGGCCTGCCTGGCAGATACCCTCGGGGAGCCTGTCTTTTCAAGCATGAGCCATACCATCTGGGCTCCCCCACTTCCAGTGTGCTCTTAGCTCTGCCTGCCTGGCGTGGGGTCCTGGAGACTTTCTTGGAGCTCATCCAGCAACCATCATGCAGGGTGGTGCTGGGAACCGCCCTCTTCCTCGGAGGTGGAGGCctcatgctgtggatgcagaggaagaggagaaggaaggcagcTTCTGAGGGTGCACAAGATGAGCAAGAGCCACCAGAAAGCCACGAAGAAAAGAACGAGAACTGGATCAAATCGCACTTTAGCCGTCTTTCCGAAGAGAAGCTGCCCGCCGGAGGAACAGCCGGGACCAGCAGCACGGCCGGGGGCAACTGCGGCATCACGGGGGCTCCCCAGCCTGACGGTGGCATCGGAGAGGCCAGCACGACAATCCCCGGGGAGACCTTCACCACCAGGCAGGGAGAAGACGGCGCGGCTCTTCACCGGGAGTCCTTCACCAGCAAGCAGAGGATGTCTGGGACCTTGGTGACCAAAGAAACTCCCAAGGAGTCTGAAAAATCCTCGGCCACGGAGGAGGCCACGTGGGCCGCCGTGGCTGCCTGTACCAAGGACATTGACGCCAAGGGACAGCAGCTGGCCAACTCCATGCTGCAGCGTGTCATGGCGTGCCAGAACTCAGGCCACCTGGAGTCCAAGGATATCAACCAGGAAGAGCTGAAAGCGCTCGAGGAGGTGCAGTTAAAGCTGAAAGGCAATTTCTTCACCCAGCGGGAAGCCACCATAGCTGGCGCCAACCACACGCACACCTTCCATAGTCACCAGGGCCACCAGGGTCATCCAAGCCACCcgagccaccagagccacagcctgcCCAACCGCAGCCATTAG